A single genomic interval of Spirosoma linguale DSM 74 harbors:
- a CDS encoding Xylan 1,4-beta-xylosidase (PFAM: glycoside hydrolase family 43~KEGG: sde:Sde_1655 translation initiation factor IF- 1), with protein sequence MFKNLTTAIFTALCCVLSHSLTAQTTLVNPILTGFYPDPSIVRVGPDYYSVHSTFSYFPGLPIMHSRDLKNWKQIGNVINRPSQMEFMGERMTRGLFAPAISYYKGTYYVTCTDIDHDGNFVVTSKNPAGPFSNPVKIPQVKGIDPSIYFDESTDKAYIIYNSDAPDRKPLYSGHRTIRMYEFDYKNLTVLGEEKQLVNGGVDLSKKPVWIEGPHILKHNGWYILYAAEGGTSVNHSQVALRSKDIWGPYVPFEGNPVLTQRGLPADRPNPITSAGHAQFIEGPDGNWYSIFLAVRPYEGDYYNTGREMFIAPLTWVNDWPMIEHGEKAIEYQYKTNIKEVKQKGVLPQNGNFAYTMTFDKGLDLSMLFLRTVDSSSFKTSKANGLTLTLKPETISEMGNPSFVGKRQQHLYSTAETELSFSPKSDNEKAGLVIFQDERHFYFAAKSKNAGKDVIQLFKSKDKALELVTEVPLASSAARVDFKIQSEGALYSFYYSTDGKNWNLLKDQVDGKFLSTKVANSFIGCVYGLYATSSGEKSENSASFKYLKYKGDDPMYKK encoded by the coding sequence ATGTTTAAGAACCTGACTACGGCTATTTTTACGGCATTGTGCTGTGTATTGAGCCATTCGCTGACAGCGCAAACAACGCTCGTCAACCCAATCCTGACCGGTTTTTACCCCGACCCGAGCATTGTGCGGGTGGGGCCTGATTATTATTCTGTGCATTCTACTTTTTCCTATTTCCCGGGGTTGCCGATCATGCACAGCCGTGACCTGAAAAACTGGAAGCAAATTGGCAATGTGATCAACCGTCCTTCGCAAATGGAGTTCATGGGCGAGCGGATGACGCGCGGGTTGTTTGCTCCGGCCATCAGTTATTACAAAGGGACGTATTACGTAACCTGTACGGATATTGACCATGATGGAAATTTTGTCGTAACGTCAAAGAATCCGGCGGGGCCTTTCAGCAATCCGGTAAAAATTCCGCAGGTAAAAGGAATTGACCCATCCATTTATTTTGATGAATCCACCGACAAAGCCTATATCATTTACAACAGCGACGCGCCCGACCGCAAACCGCTGTATTCGGGCCACCGCACCATCCGGATGTATGAGTTCGATTATAAGAACTTGACCGTACTGGGCGAAGAAAAGCAGTTGGTGAACGGAGGTGTAGACCTCTCGAAAAAACCGGTCTGGATTGAAGGACCCCATATTCTAAAGCATAACGGCTGGTACATCCTGTATGCGGCCGAAGGCGGAACCTCCGTCAATCACTCGCAGGTGGCACTGCGCAGCAAAGATATTTGGGGACCTTATGTCCCGTTTGAAGGTAATCCGGTGCTGACGCAACGAGGCTTACCGGCCGACCGGCCCAACCCGATCACGTCGGCGGGGCACGCTCAATTTATCGAAGGTCCCGACGGCAATTGGTATTCGATTTTCCTGGCGGTACGTCCCTACGAAGGCGATTACTATAATACAGGCCGCGAAATGTTCATTGCTCCGCTGACGTGGGTAAACGATTGGCCAATGATCGAACATGGCGAAAAAGCCATTGAATACCAATACAAAACCAACATCAAAGAAGTAAAGCAGAAAGGCGTTTTACCGCAAAACGGCAACTTCGCGTATACGATGACGTTCGACAAAGGGCTTGATCTATCGATGCTTTTTTTACGAACGGTGGATAGCAGTTCGTTTAAAACGTCAAAGGCTAATGGACTTACGCTTACACTCAAACCGGAAACAATTTCTGAAATGGGGAATCCGTCGTTTGTGGGCAAGCGGCAGCAACACTTATACAGCACAGCCGAAACTGAACTGAGCTTTTCACCCAAGTCAGATAACGAGAAAGCAGGTTTGGTGATTTTTCAGGACGAACGTCATTTTTACTTCGCGGCTAAATCCAAAAACGCAGGTAAAGACGTTATTCAGTTGTTCAAGAGTAAAGACAAAGCCCTGGAATTGGTAACTGAAGTGCCTTTAGCGTCATCTGCTGCCAGGGTGGATTTTAAAATACAGTCAGAAGGTGCCTTGTACAGCTTCTACTACTCGACCGATGGAAAGAACTGGAACTTGTTAAAAGACCAGGTTGACGGCAAGTTCCTGAGCACTAAAGTGGCCAACAGCTTCATTGGCTGCGTGTATGGCCTGTATGCTACATCATCGGGCGAGAAATCCGAGAATTCGGCTTCGTTCAAGTACCTGAAATACAAAGGCGACGACCCGATGTATAAGAAGTAA